ATCACGGCTTCAAAGCGGTGCAGATCGGCACCAGCGCCTGGACCGCCGAAGCGCTGAAAAACACCATGCCGGCCAGCGTGTTCTCGCGCTCCACTGAGTGCCATAACCAGGACAAAGTGAGCATGGGCACCATCGCCGCGCGCGATGCCGTGCGGGTGCTGGAGCTGACCGAACAGGTCGCCGCCGCCACCTTGCTCGCGGCCAACCAAGGTGTGTGGCTGCGCAGCCGGGCGCAAGAGGCGCGACCGCTGCCGCCCGCGCTGGCAGCGATGCATGAGGAGCTGGCGAAAGACTTTGCGCCGGTCATCGAAGACCGTGCGCTGGAAGGCGAATTGCGCCTGTGCCTGCAACGTATCGCCGAACAACACTGGAGGCTGCATGCGTAGCAAAGGAGTGCTTCACGCCGATACGGAAATCCTCGTGCCGTTCTTTGATGTCGACACCATGCACGTGGTCTGGCACGGCCATTACGTGAAATACCTGGAAATCGCCCGATGCGCGTTGCTCGACAAAATCGGCCACAACTACACGGCGATGGTCGAGTCGGGGTTTGCCTGGCCGGTGATCGACCTGCAACTGCGTTATGTGCGCGGCGCGGTGTTCGGCCAGACGCTGAACGTGCGCGCCAGCCTTGTCGAATGGGAGAACCGGTTGAAGATCAATTACCTGATCAGCGACCTGCAAACCGGCGAACGCCTGACCCGCGCCAGCACCGTGCAAGTCGCGGTCGAGATGAGCAGCCGCGAAATGCAACTGGCCTCGCCCAAGGTCTTCACCGAAGCCGTCGAAAGGATGCTGCCATGAAGTTCACCCAATTCCTCTGTAGCAGCTGCCGAGCCCGCGAGGCTGCGTTCGACGGCGAAGCCGTCGCAAAACCTGCACATGCGGTACATCAGAAGAAACCCAAGGCGACTGCTGCGCAGCCGAACGCAGGCTTCGCCAGCTGCTACAGGTTCGTAGTGACGCTGGTATTGATGCTTGGTTTTACTTCGTGGGCACAGGCTTTCGATTTGCAGCAGTTGAGCGATCAACTGGCGAAACCCGAGGTCATCCACGGTAATTTCATCCAGGAAAAACACCTGCGCGCCCTGCCCCAGCCGCTGGTCAGCAAAGGCACCTTTGTCCTCGCGAAGAACCACGGTTTGCTGTGGTTGCTGAACACGCCGCTGCAACAGGATTACCGCATCAGCGCCAAAGGTATCGCCCGGCGCGATGCCAATGGCTGGCAATTGCTGCCCGGCAAGAGCGCCGGCGCCGAGCAGAACCGCTTGTTCCTCGCCGTCCTGCAAGGCGACAGCAGCGGTTTGCAACGGGATTTCGAACTGGCGCTGAGCGGCGATGCGCAGAAATGGCAACTGGTGCTGACCCCACGCTCGATGCTGCTCAAGCAAGTGTTCAACCAGATCAACATTGATGGCGGCGAACTGGTCAACACCATCCAACTGCTCGAAACCCAGGGCGACAGCACGCTGCTGCGCATGCAGGACAGCACCAGCGCCCAACCGTTGAGCGATGCGGAGCAACATGACTTTGCCGAGTGAACGGATGCTCCCACGGCTGTTCCTGATCCTGCTGCTGGCGGTGCTCGCGCTCGCCGGTTGGCAGTGGCGTGACGGCGCGCCGCTGTCGGCCAACCTGATGGAATTGGTGCCAGGCACAGCGCCGGACGCGTTGGAACTGCGCGCCGAACAACGCATGCAAGAGCCGCTGAACCGCGAAATGCTGGTACTGGTCGGCAACGCCGATCGCCAGCAAGCGGTGGCCATGGCGCAAAAAATCGGCGAGCAATGGCAGGCCAGCGGTGTGTTCGAAAAGGTCCAGTGGACCTTGCAAGCCGACTTGCCGGCCCTGCGCACGCAACTGCTGCAAGGACGCCTGGCGATGCTCGGTGACGAAGATCGGCGCCAACTGATCGAGCATCCGCAAGCCTTTATCCAGCAACGCGTCCAGGCGTTGTTTGACCCGTTCACCGGATTCACGCTGGTGCCGAGCCAGGACGACTGGCTGGGCCTGACCGGGCGAATCCAGAACAGCCAGCCCCAGCACGGCGCCGTGCAACTGGACATCGGCAGCGGCGCGTTGATTGCCGATGCCGACGGCAAGAGTTGGGTGTTGCTGCGCGCGCGCACCACCGGCAACGCCTTCGACATGAACCTGCCGCTGCAAGTCGCCGACCTGCTCGAACACAGCCGCGAGCAAGCCGCGCAAAGCGACGTGCAATTGCTCGCCGCCAGTGGTTTGCTCTACGCCGCCAACGGCCAACGGCAAGCCACGCGCGAAATGACCTGGGTTGGCGGCGGCGCCACGGTGGGCATTCTGCTGTTGCTGTTACTGGCGTTTCGGCGCTGGCGCGTGTTGCTCGCGTTTGTCCCGGTGCTGGTCGGCATGCTGTTCGGCGGTGTCGCGTGCGTGGCGCTGTTCGGGCATATGCACGTGATGACGCTGGTGCTCGGCTCGAGCCTGATCGGCGTCGCCGTCGATTACCCGCTGCATTACTTGTCCAAGAGCTGGAGCCTGAAACCCTGGAACAGTTGGCCGGCGTTGCGCCTGACGTTGCCGGGGCTGACGCTGAGCCTGATTACCAGTTGCATCGGCTACCTCGCATTGGCCTGGACGCCGTTCCCGGCACTGACGCAAATCGCCGTGTTCTCCGCCGCCGGCCTGCTCGGCGCCTACCTGTCGGCGGTGTGCCTGCTGCCGGCGCTGCTCAAGGGCGCCGATCTGCGCCCGGCGCAATGGCCGCTGCGCGTCGCCGAATGCCTGGTGAGCCTGCGCGAAGCGTTGCTCAAACAGGTCAAAACGCCGGTGTTGCTGGCGCTGTTACTCGCGTTTTGTGTCGGCGGAATATTGCAGCTCGACAGCAAAAACGACATTCGCCAATGGGTCGGCATGCCGCAGCACCTGACCGATGAAGCCCAGGCCATTGCACGCATCACCGGCTACCAGCCCACCAGCCAGTTTTTCCTGATCCGCGCGGCCAATCAGCAAGAGCTGCTCGAGCGGCAAAACGCGCTCAGCGAGCGGCTGCAGCAACTGGTCAACCTCGATAAATTGCAGGGCTTTTTGTCGCTCAATCAACTGGTCAGCCAGCCGAGCGAACAACAGCAAGTGCGCGAGGCGCTGAACCAACTGCCGCAATACTGGCAACCCTTGCTCGACCTCGGCGTGCCGGCCGAAGCGCTGCAAGCCGAGCTGGCGAAATTGCAGGCGTTGCCCACTGAAGACATCGACGCGGCGCTGCTCGGCCCGCTGGCCGAACCTTATCGCACGTTATGGCTGGGGCCGACCGATGACGGCGGCGTGGCGGCGATGGTCAGCCTGCAAGGCTTGAATAATCCGTCGTTGCTGCGCGTGCAGGCGCTGGACTTGCCGGGGGTGCAACTGGTTGATCGTCTTGGCGAACTGAACACGGTGTTCGCCAAAACCCAGATCAGCGCCGCTGAATTGAAACTCGCATCGTGCGTGTTGATTGTGCTGGTGCTGATCCTGCCATTTGGCTTGAGCGGTGCGCTGCGCATCGTCGCGCTGCCGCTGCTCGCGGCGCTGTGCAGCCTCGCCAGCCTCGGTTGGCTGGGGCAGCCGCTGACCCTGTTCAGCCTGTTCGGCTTGCTGCTGGTGACGGCGATCAGCGTCGATTACGCGATCCTCATGCGCGAGCAGATCGGCGGCGCCGCCGTCAGTCTGCTGGGCACCCTGCTTGCGGCAGTGACGACGTGGCTGTCGTTCGGTTTGCTCGCGGTGTCGAGTACGCCGGCAGTGAGCAACTTCGGTTTGTCGGTGAGCCTCGGTCTGGCATTCAGCTTCATTCTGGCGCCGTGGGCCGGACGCACCCTTCATCCGCCGTCACCGGCCGTCGCAGCCACGGAGCCGGTCGCATGATGATCGCGTTGTTCTGGGCGATGGCCCTGCTGCTGTTCGCCGTGGCGACCCGTGTCGGTCGGCACTTCGGGCTGATCCCGATTGTCAGCCAATTGCTCTTGGCGACCTTCGGTTTGCCGCTGCTGATGTACTTCTGGATCGAACCGGGCTGGCAACTCAGCGGCGCCGCGCTGATCTCGCCGGTGTGGCTGAAAAACCTCTACAGCCTGAGTTTTGCCTTGCTGCTGGGGCACATTCTCAGCGACGTGATCGACCTGCGACTGGACCGCCAGAGCCTGAAAATCGCTTTGCCGAGTTTCTGTCTGCCGTTCGCCTGCGGGCTCGCAACGGCCGTCTGGCTGTTGCCGGCGCAATCGTGGATCAGTTCGTTGGCGGTCGGTCTGGTGTTCGCCATTACGGCGGTGCCGGTGTTGTACCTGTACCTGCGCCACATCAATTACCCGCCCGCCGCGACCCGGCGTCTGGTGCAAACCGCGATCGTCATCGACCTCGCTTGTTGGACCTTGTTCGGTTTCGCCCAAGGCAGCCTGCACCTGAGCAGTCTGTTATTGCCGCTGGCCGGCGCGTGCCTGCCGTTGCTGTTGCGCCTGCTCGGTTTGCGCCAACCTTTACTGCACAGCGGTTGTTTCTTCGCGCTGCTGGTGGTGGCCGAGCACTTCAAGCTCAACGCGCTGATTTTCGGCATCGGTTATTTGCTGTGCATGGCCGCGCTGAAAGTGCCGCTGGTATTGCCGCTGCCGGCGCAGTGGATGAACCGTTTGCAGACGTGGATCGCCATCCCGCTGATCCTCACGTTCGGCATTGTCCAGATCGACGTGCACAGCGCCATGGCCAGCCTCGGCTGGTTGCAACTGGCGGCACTGCTGCTGTTGCCGATTCTCAGCAAAATGCTCGGCAACTGGCTGGGCCTGGGTTGGGCCGGCGTGTCGTTTCAAGGCGCCAGCCGCTGGCGCGAAACCTTGCTGCTGAATATTCGCGGTTTGAGCGAGATCGTTTTCCTCAACCTGCTGCTGCAACAACAACTCATCAGCCCGGCGCTGTACTTCGCGCTGATGTTGATGGGCCTGATCGCAACACTGCTGCCGGCATTGGCCGGCATGCACCGCATCCCGCTGAACATCGCCGCCCCGGCAAGGAGTCCTCGTGCCAACAGTTGAAATGGAACATCGTCAGGTGGTGATCATCGGTGCCGGCCCTTCGGGGGCCATCGCCGCCGCGCTGCTCAAGCGCAACGGTCACGATGTTCTGGTGATCGAACGTCAGCATTTCCCAAGGTTTTCCATCGGCGAAAGCCTGTTGTCGCATTGCCTGGATTTCGTCGAAGAAGCCGGCATGCTCGACGCGGTGAACGCCGCCGGTTTTCAGATCAAGACCGGCGCCGCATTCGCCTGGGGCGAGCAGTACAGCGCCTTCGATTTCGGCGATACGTTCAGCAACGGCAAGCCGACCACGTTCCAGGTGCAACGTGCCGATTTCGACAAGTTGCTGGCCGATCAAGCGGCGTTGCAAGGCGTCGAGTTGCGCTACGGCGAGGCCATCGTCAGCGCCGATTTCAGCCTGGCGAAACCGCAACTCAATGTGCTGCGCGAGGACGGCAGCGAATACCGCGTCGAGGCCGATTTCGTGCTCGACGCCAGCGGTTATGGCCGCGTCCTGCCGCGTCTGCTCGACCTCGAAGCGCCGTCGAATTTCCCGGTGCGCCAAGCGGTGTTCACCCACGTCGAAGATCACATCGACAACCCGAAATTCGACCGCAGCAAAATCCTCGTCACCACCCACCCGATCCACCGCGACATCTGGTTCTGGAGCATCCCGTTCAGCAACGGGCGCTGCTCGGTGGGCGTGGTCGCGGCGGCGGAACATTTCGCCGGCCGGTCCGACGATCTCGATGCCTGCCTGCGAGGCTTCATCGCCGAAACCCCAAGCCTCGCCGGCGTGTTGAACAACGCCGTGTGGGACACCCCGGCGCGGACCATCGGCGGCTACTCGGCCAACGTCAAAACGCTGCACGGCCCGGGCTTCGCACTGCTCGGCAACGCGGCGGAATTCCTCGACCCGGTGTTTTCCTCCGGCGTGACCATCGCCATGCGCTCGGCGAGCATGGCCGCCGCCGTGTTGCACCGCCAGTTGCAGGGCGAAAGCGTCGATTGGCAAACCGAGTTCGCCGAACCGCTGAAACGCGGCGTCGACACCTTCCGCTGCTACGTCGAAGGCTGGTACGCCGGGACGTTCCAGGACGTGATTTTCCATGAAGCCAGCTCGCCGGACATCCGCCGCATGATCGCTTCGATCCTCGCCGGTTACGCCTGGGATGAGCGCAACCCGTTTGTCAGCGAAGCGAAACGCCGGTTGAAAGTGATCTCGGAAATCTGCGCAAGGGACGCGACATGAGTTACCTGAGCGACAACTACGTCGAAGAAACCCGATTCGGTTTCTGGTTCCTGCGCAGCCATACCTGGCAACACCACGTGCTGCGCGTGGCGATCAATGATTTGCGCGGGTTGTTCAGTGAGTCGCTGCCGACCAATCCGGTTTTGCTCGACGCCGGTTGCGGCCAGGGCAAGTCGTTCCAATACCTGCGCCAGACCTTCGCCCCGCAGCGTTTGATTGGCGTCGATGCCGACCCGCACAGCCTGAAACTCAGTGGCGAAGAAGCGGCGCGTCAGGGCATGCAGGTCGAGTTGATCGGCAGCGATTGCGCGACGCTGAATGTCGCCGATGCCAGCGTCGATCTGCTGTTCTGCCACCAGACATTTCATCATCTGGTGGAGCAGGATCAGGCGCTGGCCGAGTTTTATCGGGTGCTCAAACCGGGCGGCTATTTGCTGTTTGCCGAATCGACCGAGGCTTACATTGATACGTGGGTGATTCGCTGGTTGTTCCGCCACCCGATGCATGTGCAGAAAAGCGCTGCGGGGTATCTGCAGATGATTCGTCAGCAGGGTTTTGAATTCGCACCGCAGAACGTTTCCTACCCGTATTTGTGGTGGAGCCGGGCGAAGGATTTCGGTTTGCTTGAACGCTTTGGTTTGCGCAAGCCCAAGCCCTTTGGCCAACGGGAAGAAACCCTGGTCAATGTGGTGGCGCGCAAGCCGCTGCAAGGGGCTGTTTGATGTTTGGCGCAATTCAAACCAGTCGCAGAACTTGTGGGAGCGAGCTTGCTCGCGATAGCGGTGGATCAGCCACCTTCAATGTTGGATGTGCTGATGCTATCGCGAGCAAGCTCGCTCCCACAGGGTTCGCGGTGTTAGTGCGCCTAGTGTTGGTGGCCTTCACCCTGCTGCTGAGCGCCTGCGCCAGCCGTGCGCCGTTACCCGAGCAGCTGCCGAACCTGACGTTGCCGATGCAATTGCACATCCAGCGCCTCGTCGCCGATGAGCGTCAGGATTGGGTCTTGGTGATTCAGCAGGAAGGCCCGGCGCTGCGCTGGTCGATGATGGATTTGCTCGGCATTCCCCAGGCGCGGCAAAAGCTGCAGGACGGCGAATGGCACGCCGACGGACTGCTGCCGCCCAACCCCGAGGCCCGCGAGTTGTTCGCCGCGTTGTTGTTTGCGCTGACGCCCAACGCCGAGTTGCAAGCCAACTACCCCAGCGCGCGGCAGCACGGCGCGCAACGGGTATTGCCCGAGCATTGGGACGTGCGTTATTACGCGCCGGACAGCTTTAAACTAAGCCTGCCAAAAGGGCCGAAATACCAAGTCACACCGCTCAACGGTGACGCGCCATGACCGCCTACCTCAACGCCCTCGGGGTGATTTGCGCCCTCGGTCGCGACAAGCAGCAAGTCGCGCGCAATCTGTTTGCCGGCGATTGCTCGGGCATGCGCAGCGAGGCCGGTTGGGTCGCGGAACGCTCGTTACCAGTAGCGGCGGTTCACGGTGAATTGGCGGCGATACCGCCAGAGATGGCCGATCAGCGCAGTCGCAACAATCAATTGCTGCTGGAAGCCGCGCTGCAGATTCGTGCGGACATCGATCGCGCGATCCAGACCTTCGGCCACGGGCGCATCGGCGTGGTGCTCGGCACCAGCACCTCGGGCATCGACGAAGCCAGTCGCGGCTTGGCGTATTACATTCGCGAGCAGCAATTTCCTGCCGACTACGACTATCAGCAACAGGAACTCGGCGCCCCGGCCAACTTCCTCGCCGACTGGCTGCAATTGAGCGGCCCGGCCTACGTGATTTCCACTGCCTGCACGTCGAGCGCGCGCGCGTTGATGAGCGCGCAGCGTCTGCTCGACCTCGGCTTGTGCGATGCCGTGCTGTGCGGCGGCGTCGACAGTTTGTGCAAACTGACCCTCAACGGTTTCTCGGCGCTGGAAGCGGTGTCCGAACAACGCTGCAATCCGTTTTCGGCCAATCGCAATGGCATCAATATCGGCGAAGCAGCGGTGCTGTTCTTGATGAGCAAACAGCCGGGCGCCGGCCAATCGATTGCCTTGCTCGGCAGCGGTGCCAGTTCCGACGCGCATCACATTTCCGCGCCGGAACCGAGCGGTCGCGGCGCCCTGCAGGCGATGCGCAAAGCCTTGGGCCGCGCGCAGCTGCAACCGGCGCAAATCGCTTACCTGAACCTGCACGGCACCGCCACGCAACACAACGACGCGATGGAAAGCCTGGCCGTGTCGGCATTGTTCCCGGACGGCGTGCCCTGCTCGTCGACCAAACCGATGACCGGTCACACCCTCGGCGCCGCCGGTGCGCTGGAGGCAGCGTTCTGCTGGCTGAGCCTCAGCGCCGACAATCCCCAGCACTCGCTGCCGCCGCACGTCTGGGATGGCCAACCCGACCCCGACCTGCCGCCGCTGAATTGGGTGACCCCGGCCACGCGCCTGGCGTCCATTGCACCTCGCTACCTGATGAGCAATTCGTTTGCCTTCGGGGGCAATAACGTCAGCCTGATTATCGGAGACGCCCCATGATTGACTGGCCGCTCGCCGAATTGCTGCCTCACGCTGGCGACATGATCCTCATCGAGCAGATCCTGTCGTTCGATGACGAGCAGATTCACACGCGCCTCACCGTCAAACCCGGCGGCTTGTTCAACCGCGCCGATGGCAGTTTGCCGGCCTGGGTCGGCATCGAGCTGATGGCGCAGAGCGTCGCCGCCTACGCCGGTTGCCACGCGCGCGCTCGCGGGGATGCGGTGGAGCTGGGTTTCCTGCTCGGCACGCGCAAATTCGAATGCAACGTCGAACACTTTCCCGCCGGCACCGAGCTGAGTATCCACGGCGTGCGGTCGCTGGAAGATGACAGCGGCATGGGCGTGTTCGAATGCCACATCAACGCGCCCGGCATCCACGCCACCGCACGGCTGAACGTGTACCGTCCGCCGCAAGCGGCGCACTATCTTCAAGAATCCCAAGGAGTCG
The window above is part of the Pseudomonas prosekii genome. Proteins encoded here:
- a CDS encoding acyl-CoA thioesterase, with the protein product MRSKGVLHADTEILVPFFDVDTMHVVWHGHYVKYLEIARCALLDKIGHNYTAMVESGFAWPVIDLQLRYVRGAVFGQTLNVRASLVEWENRLKINYLISDLQTGERLTRASTVQVAVEMSSREMQLASPKVFTEAVERMLP
- a CDS encoding sodium:proton antiporter, whose protein sequence is MIALFWAMALLLFAVATRVGRHFGLIPIVSQLLLATFGLPLLMYFWIEPGWQLSGAALISPVWLKNLYSLSFALLLGHILSDVIDLRLDRQSLKIALPSFCLPFACGLATAVWLLPAQSWISSLAVGLVFAITAVPVLYLYLRHINYPPAATRRLVQTAIVIDLACWTLFGFAQGSLHLSSLLLPLAGACLPLLLRLLGLRQPLLHSGCFFALLVVAEHFKLNALIFGIGYLLCMAALKVPLVLPLPAQWMNRLQTWIAIPLILTFGIVQIDVHSAMASLGWLQLAALLLLPILSKMLGNWLGLGWAGVSFQGASRWRETLLLNIRGLSEIVFLNLLLQQQLISPALYFALMLMGLIATLLPALAGMHRIPLNIAAPARSPRANS
- a CDS encoding beta-ketoacyl-[acyl-carrier-protein] synthase family protein, whose protein sequence is MTAYLNALGVICALGRDKQQVARNLFAGDCSGMRSEAGWVAERSLPVAAVHGELAAIPPEMADQRSRNNQLLLEAALQIRADIDRAIQTFGHGRIGVVLGTSTSGIDEASRGLAYYIREQQFPADYDYQQQELGAPANFLADWLQLSGPAYVISTACTSSARALMSAQRLLDLGLCDAVLCGGVDSLCKLTLNGFSALEAVSEQRCNPFSANRNGINIGEAAVLFLMSKQPGAGQSIALLGSGASSDAHHISAPEPSGRGALQAMRKALGRAQLQPAQIAYLNLHGTATQHNDAMESLAVSALFPDGVPCSSTKPMTGHTLGAAGALEAAFCWLSLSADNPQHSLPPHVWDGQPDPDLPPLNWVTPATRLASIAPRYLMSNSFAFGGNNVSLIIGDAP
- a CDS encoding class I SAM-dependent methyltransferase; translation: MSYLSDNYVEETRFGFWFLRSHTWQHHVLRVAINDLRGLFSESLPTNPVLLDAGCGQGKSFQYLRQTFAPQRLIGVDADPHSLKLSGEEAARQGMQVELIGSDCATLNVADASVDLLFCHQTFHHLVEQDQALAEFYRVLKPGGYLLFAESTEAYIDTWVIRWLFRHPMHVQKSAAGYLQMIRQQGFEFAPQNVSYPYLWWSRAKDFGLLERFGLRKPKPFGQREETLVNVVARKPLQGAV
- a CDS encoding NAD(P)/FAD-dependent oxidoreductase, with the translated sequence MPTVEMEHRQVVIIGAGPSGAIAAALLKRNGHDVLVIERQHFPRFSIGESLLSHCLDFVEEAGMLDAVNAAGFQIKTGAAFAWGEQYSAFDFGDTFSNGKPTTFQVQRADFDKLLADQAALQGVELRYGEAIVSADFSLAKPQLNVLREDGSEYRVEADFVLDASGYGRVLPRLLDLEAPSNFPVRQAVFTHVEDHIDNPKFDRSKILVTTHPIHRDIWFWSIPFSNGRCSVGVVAAAEHFAGRSDDLDACLRGFIAETPSLAGVLNNAVWDTPARTIGGYSANVKTLHGPGFALLGNAAEFLDPVFSSGVTIAMRSASMAAAVLHRQLQGESVDWQTEFAEPLKRGVDTFRCYVEGWYAGTFQDVIFHEASSPDIRRMIASILAGYAWDERNPFVSEAKRRLKVISEICARDAT
- a CDS encoding outer membrane lipoprotein carrier protein LolA is translated as MLGFTSWAQAFDLQQLSDQLAKPEVIHGNFIQEKHLRALPQPLVSKGTFVLAKNHGLLWLLNTPLQQDYRISAKGIARRDANGWQLLPGKSAGAEQNRLFLAVLQGDSSGLQRDFELALSGDAQKWQLVLTPRSMLLKQVFNQINIDGGELVNTIQLLETQGDSTLLRMQDSTSAQPLSDAEQHDFAE
- a CDS encoding hotdog family protein yields the protein MIDWPLAELLPHAGDMILIEQILSFDDEQIHTRLTVKPGGLFNRADGSLPAWVGIELMAQSVAAYAGCHARARGDAVELGFLLGTRKFECNVEHFPAGTELSIHGVRSLEDDSGMGVFECHINAPGIHATARLNVYRPPQAAHYLQESQGVE
- a CDS encoding MMPL family transporter, producing MTLPSERMLPRLFLILLLAVLALAGWQWRDGAPLSANLMELVPGTAPDALELRAEQRMQEPLNREMLVLVGNADRQQAVAMAQKIGEQWQASGVFEKVQWTLQADLPALRTQLLQGRLAMLGDEDRRQLIEHPQAFIQQRVQALFDPFTGFTLVPSQDDWLGLTGRIQNSQPQHGAVQLDIGSGALIADADGKSWVLLRARTTGNAFDMNLPLQVADLLEHSREQAAQSDVQLLAASGLLYAANGQRQATREMTWVGGGATVGILLLLLLAFRRWRVLLAFVPVLVGMLFGGVACVALFGHMHVMTLVLGSSLIGVAVDYPLHYLSKSWSLKPWNSWPALRLTLPGLTLSLITSCIGYLALAWTPFPALTQIAVFSAAGLLGAYLSAVCLLPALLKGADLRPAQWPLRVAECLVSLREALLKQVKTPVLLALLLAFCVGGILQLDSKNDIRQWVGMPQHLTDEAQAIARITGYQPTSQFFLIRAANQQELLERQNALSERLQQLVNLDKLQGFLSLNQLVSQPSEQQQVREALNQLPQYWQPLLDLGVPAEALQAELAKLQALPTEDIDAALLGPLAEPYRTLWLGPTDDGGVAAMVSLQGLNNPSLLRVQALDLPGVQLVDRLGELNTVFAKTQISAAELKLASCVLIVLVLILPFGLSGALRIVALPLLAALCSLASLGWLGQPLTLFSLFGLLLVTAISVDYAILMREQIGGAAVSLLGTLLAAVTTWLSFGLLAVSSTPAVSNFGLSVSLGLAFSFILAPWAGRTLHPPSPAVAATEPVA